Within the Catenulispora sp. GP43 genome, the region CCCTGGCCCGGACCACCGACCGCGACAAGCGTGAAAGGTAGGCACAGACCACTCCCACCGTGGAGGTCCTCATGAACACCACCGTCGCCGTCGGGTACGACCGCACCCGCCCGGGCGAGCACGCGCTCGGCGTCGCCGCCCGCGAAGCCGCCCGCCGCAGCGGATCCCTGCTCGTCATCTCCGCCTACCACTGGCTCACCCCGCCCGAGCCGCACAGCATGACCCCCGCCGACACCGAAGCCACCGCACGCAAAGCCGCCGAGGAAATCGCCCAATACGGCGCCGGCCGCGTCCGCGAACGCCACCCCGACCTGCCCGTCGAAGCCCGCGCCGTCGCCGGCTACGCCGGCAAAGTACTCGCCGCCGCCAGCCACGAAGCCGACCTGCTGGTGGTCGGCAACCGCGGCACCGGCGGCTTCCACGGCCTCATGCTCGGCTCCACCTCCATGCGCACCCTGGCCGAAGCCTGCTGCCCCGTCATCGTGGCCCGCGGCGACACCGACGACACCCACGACCGGATCATCGCCGCCGTCGACATCGACACCGACTGCGACACCATCCTCGCCTTCGCCTTCGAAGAAGCCTCACGCCGCGGAGCCGGCCTGACCGTCACCCACGTATGGGACGAACCCTGGATCGTCGCCTACGGCCAACAAGACCCCGGCATCGCCGACGACGTCGCCCGCATCGAACGCGAACGCGACGACCGCCTGGCCGGCCTCGTCCAGGCCGCCCAGGCCAAACAACCCGACGTCCACGCCTTCCACCAACTCGCCATCGGCTCAGCCTCCGCCCTGCTGGTCGAGGCATCCCACCGAGCAGACCTCCTGGTCACCGGCGCACGCCGACACGGCGAAG harbors:
- a CDS encoding universal stress protein, giving the protein MNTTVAVGYDRTRPGEHALGVAAREAARRSGSLLVISAYHWLTPPEPHSMTPADTEATARKAAEEIAQYGAGRVRERHPDLPVEARAVAGYAGKVLAAASHEADLLVVGNRGTGGFHGLMLGSTSMRTLAEACCPVIVARGDTDDTHDRIIAAVDIDTDCDTILAFAFEEASRRGAGLTVTHVWDEPWIVAYGQQDPGIADDVARIERERDDRLAGLVQAAQAKQPDVHAFHQLAIGSASALLVEASHRADLLVTGARRHGEGRHGMLIGPVTQTLLQHAECPVAVVPQ